In the genome of Myxococcus stipitatus, one region contains:
- a CDS encoding DUF4129 domain-containing protein, whose amino-acid sequence MAVSALELRPRNGVALMDAALHLCARSTGVWALTLPGGAAVIGAMMYLVEAVRMGRPLLWPSLLFTLAWFLRGASQGAACHHVQALLLEGQGEPQVWTSVKAALGRLPSLFFAVSYLLGLNALLLMLTLGLGFLLVSAQSVSFAAVMQGRGTLWRLYDQCSRLLGPARATATTVRILMSVQVLVFFNLHIALNFALMLTRKLVGIDLTFAERFASLDNVQWVLFLVGLTFALFEPVRAAASTLLLVDGRVRSEGLDLLASVQQLPERNKSRPLGARGAAVLAVVLGLGLLVGTPARADEAEPRAPVTSARDASQRLSGVSIACEGPAPENDERFARMAELSAAERGKLDRLVRAVERQAYDDEDCDSALLTLERGLTQATGTLEAQTRANARAAADRARDILARPEFAVAPPRTDEAEEPTAPPQMSWWTQFTTWLANLLEDLFKRESPSASPPVSPTAGLVSGGQMADALVVVLVGLTVAVLGAVLWRALRKARPLEEGSGLDVSTLDAATLARDPAHALSRPPEGWAQLADELAARGNYREAVRGLYLALLSRLHRDGAILYDVTLSNWDYLRQFKGRSEWKPRFRELTLRFDFAWYGNTPVTSTGYQEFRALTAPMLASAPEAPGA is encoded by the coding sequence ATGGCGGTCTCCGCGCTCGAGCTGCGCCCCCGCAATGGCGTCGCGCTGATGGACGCCGCGCTGCACCTGTGTGCCCGGAGCACGGGCGTGTGGGCGCTCACGCTGCCGGGGGGCGCCGCCGTCATCGGCGCCATGATGTACCTGGTGGAAGCCGTGCGGATGGGCAGGCCCCTGCTCTGGCCCTCGCTCCTCTTCACGCTGGCGTGGTTCCTCCGAGGCGCGAGCCAGGGCGCCGCCTGTCACCACGTGCAGGCGCTGCTGCTGGAGGGTCAGGGCGAGCCCCAGGTCTGGACCTCGGTAAAGGCCGCGCTGGGGCGGCTGCCCTCGCTCTTCTTCGCGGTGAGCTACCTGCTGGGCCTCAATGCCCTGCTGCTGATGCTGACCCTGGGGCTGGGCTTCCTGCTGGTCTCGGCGCAGAGCGTGAGCTTCGCGGCGGTGATGCAGGGACGAGGCACCCTCTGGCGGCTGTATGACCAGTGCTCGCGGCTGCTCGGTCCCGCCCGGGCCACCGCGACGACCGTGCGCATCCTGATGAGCGTGCAGGTGCTGGTCTTCTTCAACCTGCACATCGCGCTCAACTTCGCGCTGATGCTGACGCGCAAGCTGGTGGGCATCGACCTGACGTTCGCGGAGCGGTTCGCCTCGCTGGACAACGTGCAGTGGGTGCTGTTCCTCGTGGGCCTGACGTTCGCCCTCTTCGAGCCTGTCCGCGCCGCGGCCTCCACGCTGCTGCTGGTGGACGGGCGGGTGCGCTCGGAGGGGCTCGACCTGCTGGCCTCCGTGCAGCAGCTGCCGGAGCGGAACAAATCCAGGCCGCTCGGGGCACGAGGCGCCGCGGTGCTCGCGGTGGTGTTGGGCCTGGGCCTGCTCGTCGGCACTCCCGCGCGGGCCGACGAGGCGGAGCCCCGCGCGCCTGTCACCTCCGCGCGCGATGCCTCCCAGCGTTTGAGCGGGGTCTCCATCGCCTGCGAAGGCCCCGCCCCCGAGAACGACGAGCGCTTCGCGCGCATGGCGGAGCTGAGCGCGGCCGAGCGCGGCAAGCTGGACCGACTGGTGCGCGCCGTGGAGCGCCAGGCGTACGACGACGAGGATTGCGACTCCGCGCTGCTCACCCTCGAGCGAGGGCTGACGCAGGCGACGGGGACCCTGGAGGCGCAGACTCGCGCGAACGCGAGGGCCGCGGCCGACCGGGCGCGTGACATCCTCGCGCGGCCGGAGTTCGCGGTGGCACCGCCGAGGACCGACGAAGCGGAGGAGCCCACGGCCCCGCCGCAGATGAGCTGGTGGACCCAGTTCACCACGTGGCTGGCCAACCTCCTCGAGGACCTCTTCAAGCGGGAGAGTCCCTCCGCGTCCCCGCCGGTGTCCCCGACGGCCGGCCTCGTCAGCGGCGGACAGATGGCGGATGCGCTGGTGGTGGTGCTGGTCGGGCTCACCGTGGCGGTGCTCGGGGCCGTGCTGTGGCGCGCGCTGCGCAAGGCGCGGCCGCTGGAAGAGGGCTCGGGGCTGGACGTGTCCACCCTGGACGCCGCGACGCTCGCGAGAGACCCGGCCCATGCGCTGTCCCGTCCTCCCGAGGGCTGGGCCCAGCTGGCGGATGAGCTGGCCGCGCGAGGCAACTACCGCGAGGCGGTGCGTGGGCTCTACCTGGCGCTGCTGTCCCGGCTGCACCGCGATGGCGCCATCCTGTACGACGTGACGCTGTCCAACTGGGACTATCTGCGCCAGTTCAAGGGCCGCTCGGAATGGAAGCCTCGCTTCCGCGAGCTGACGCTGCGCTTCGACTTCGCCTGGTATGGCAACACGCCCGTCACCAGCACGGGCTACCAGGAGTTCCGCGCGCTCACCGCCCCCATGCTGGCGTCGGCACCGGAGGCCCCCGGTGCGTGA
- the rho gene encoding transcription termination factor Rho codes for MSENSDNRDPRDAPPMPAAARPVPPPEADDDGGDDGDDEGGDEGDIAGGAASPGGAPGGQPGQTGGRRRRRRRRRRGAQVLFTPEGQAYRMQPGPDGQQVQVFLTPQELEQYKQRLAQQQAQQQQPQQQQQQQGHGGQQHQRQHHGGQQNQQAQQSNLAPVEGVLDTEAKGPNAFLRQVKRNLLAAPDDPELPKNLVQKLRLRQGQYLTAFAQMRGHKGIIQKVDTVDGRPLEGAPRLPHFADLTSVDPTERLKLENGHKEMVTRVLDLISPIGKGQRALIVAPPKTGKTIMLQRIAQAVISNHPEAHVMVLLIDERPEEVTDMRRSIKAEVLASSSDRPTADHLKVAELALERARRLVEAGKDVVILLDSITRLARAYNKEIDNSGRTMSGGVDSRALERPKRIFGAARATEEAGSLTIIGTALIDTGSRMDEVIFEEFKGTGNSEVTLDRLLAEKRVFPAVNIAQSGTRKEEKLFTLREYEKVKKLRQMLFAVKPVEAMEALVKRLSRYTYNDEFLDEL; via the coding sequence ATGAGCGAAAACTCCGATAACCGCGACCCACGTGATGCCCCTCCGATGCCCGCGGCGGCCCGTCCCGTCCCTCCTCCGGAGGCCGATGACGACGGCGGCGACGATGGCGACGACGAGGGTGGCGACGAGGGGGACATCGCGGGCGGTGCCGCATCGCCCGGTGGCGCCCCGGGTGGGCAGCCTGGGCAGACGGGTGGCCGCCGCCGCCGCCGTCGCCGCCGTCGTCGTGGCGCGCAGGTCCTCTTCACGCCAGAGGGCCAGGCGTACCGCATGCAGCCGGGCCCGGACGGGCAGCAGGTCCAGGTCTTCCTGACGCCGCAGGAATTGGAGCAGTACAAGCAGCGGCTGGCGCAGCAGCAGGCTCAGCAACAGCAGCCCCAGCAGCAGCAACAGCAACAGGGCCACGGCGGCCAGCAGCACCAGCGCCAGCACCACGGCGGCCAGCAGAACCAGCAGGCGCAGCAGTCCAACCTGGCGCCCGTGGAGGGCGTGCTGGACACGGAGGCCAAGGGCCCCAACGCGTTCCTGCGTCAGGTGAAGCGCAACCTGCTGGCGGCGCCGGACGACCCGGAGCTGCCCAAGAACCTGGTGCAGAAGCTGCGGCTGCGTCAGGGCCAGTACCTGACGGCCTTCGCGCAGATGCGCGGCCACAAGGGCATCATCCAGAAGGTCGACACGGTGGACGGCCGCCCGCTGGAGGGCGCGCCCCGGCTGCCGCACTTCGCGGACCTGACGTCGGTGGACCCCACCGAGCGGCTGAAGCTGGAGAACGGCCACAAGGAGATGGTGACGCGGGTGCTGGACCTCATCTCGCCCATCGGCAAGGGTCAGCGCGCGCTCATCGTCGCCCCGCCCAAGACGGGCAAGACCATCATGCTCCAGCGCATCGCGCAGGCGGTCATCTCCAACCACCCGGAGGCGCACGTCATGGTGCTGCTCATCGACGAGCGGCCCGAGGAAGTGACGGACATGCGCCGCAGCATCAAGGCGGAGGTGCTCGCGTCGAGCTCGGACCGGCCCACCGCGGACCACCTCAAGGTGGCGGAGCTGGCCCTGGAGCGCGCCCGCCGGCTGGTGGAAGCGGGCAAGGACGTGGTCATCCTGCTGGACTCCATCACGCGTCTGGCGCGCGCCTACAACAAGGAGATCGACAACTCGGGCCGCACCATGTCCGGCGGCGTGGACAGCCGCGCGCTGGAGCGCCCCAAGCGCATCTTCGGCGCCGCGCGCGCCACGGAAGAGGCGGGCTCGCTGACCATCATCGGCACGGCGCTCATCGACACCGGCAGCCGCATGGACGAGGTCATCTTCGAGGAGTTCAAGGGCACGGGTAACTCCGAAGTCACCCTGGACCGCCTCCTCGCCGAGAAGCGCGTGTTCCCCGCGGTCAACATCGCCCAGTCCGGCACGCGCAAGGAGGAGAAGCTCTTCACCCTGCGCGAGTACGAGAAGGTGAAGAAGCTGCGGCAGATGCTCTTCGCGGTGAAGCCGGTGGAGGCCATGGAAGCGCTCGTCAAGCGGCTCTCCCGGTACACCTACAACGACGAGTTCCTCGACGAGTTGTAG
- the sppA gene encoding signal peptide peptidase SppA: MRLLALLLLPSLALAQTSSIVQAPLPSRGMTLPPTGAALVDEATALSLNPAGLGFVESGQLFYLHERNLERDSLGDGVFLGARVLGLGVGASMEWMRGRHEPHYRRTSLGLSLGTPTLRLGGAWHGFSSKDSDDVDALDTFDVGVTARPVRALSVAAVVKDLNAPREGSLKVQRKYDLGLGVRPLGERYTLGVDWLFSEGAFREGQATYTLQAEVIPGVRVGAGVSHGCVSGVPLALQVAATLDTSHLGVTYALGGGEDGTDHVLGVRLSMENYRSLRPSGGVVTMLDLNDMLSGGGSVLLTILGVSEADPFLRLSRWLDLATHDERLTGVVLKMEGLPGVDWGKAEELRQAVLRLRASGKRVMAVLMSVDDMGYFVASAADRIYSVPESFLHINGLAAHLQTYGGTMEKLGVTWDVARVGKYKTAPEQLTLTEPSDASREAVGAYLDNEVAWYERAVTEARKVPVEKLRELWAEGLPTAAKAQSLGFIDGVITPSELDAKVRELVPRGHFNAAYNPRDEREERWGRRRRIAVVPVLGTIAGGSSREDPLGFSQIAGAETVVRALESAKSDPSVVAIVLRVDSGGGEVLASYLMYEAVLAAAKEKPVIASMGDVAASGGYYAAIGATEVMALPTTVTGSIGVFYFKPALKGLLEDKLGIHQETLARSPMADVFDNWQPWTPEQQTAVQKWVDASYDSFITDVARARKMDKAQVDTVARGRVWSGNDALSRGLVDKLGGLMDAVASARQHAGVAASEELDLVLMGEARGLFSGTSGEPGVRAALALLPGTSASEPLPSAVKSLARELGVNLELMRPGMKAQVPFQLIVR; encoded by the coding sequence ATGCGCCTGCTCGCCCTCCTGCTGCTCCCGTCGCTCGCGCTCGCCCAGACGAGCTCCATCGTCCAGGCCCCCCTGCCATCGCGGGGGATGACGCTGCCGCCCACGGGCGCGGCGTTGGTGGACGAGGCCACGGCCCTGTCGCTCAACCCCGCGGGGCTGGGCTTTGTTGAATCCGGGCAGTTGTTCTACCTGCACGAGCGCAACCTGGAGCGTGACAGCCTGGGCGACGGCGTCTTCCTGGGCGCGCGGGTGCTGGGCCTGGGCGTGGGCGCCTCCATGGAGTGGATGCGCGGGCGGCACGAGCCCCACTACCGCCGCACCTCGCTGGGCCTGTCGCTGGGCACACCCACGCTGCGGCTCGGCGGCGCGTGGCACGGCTTCAGCTCCAAGGACAGCGACGACGTCGACGCGCTGGACACCTTCGACGTGGGCGTCACGGCGCGGCCGGTGCGCGCGCTGTCGGTGGCGGCGGTGGTCAAGGACCTCAACGCTCCCAGGGAAGGCAGCCTCAAGGTCCAGCGCAAGTACGACCTGGGCCTGGGCGTGCGCCCGCTGGGTGAGCGCTACACGTTGGGCGTGGACTGGCTCTTCTCCGAGGGCGCCTTCCGCGAAGGCCAGGCCACGTACACGCTCCAGGCGGAGGTGATTCCAGGCGTGAGGGTGGGCGCCGGCGTGTCGCACGGCTGCGTCAGCGGCGTGCCGCTGGCGCTGCAGGTGGCCGCCACGCTGGACACCAGCCACCTGGGCGTCACGTACGCGCTGGGCGGAGGAGAGGATGGGACGGACCATGTCCTGGGCGTGCGCCTGTCGATGGAGAACTACCGCTCCCTGCGCCCGTCCGGCGGCGTGGTGACGATGCTGGACCTGAACGACATGCTCAGCGGAGGGGGCAGCGTGCTCCTGACGATTCTGGGCGTGAGCGAGGCGGACCCGTTCTTGAGGCTGTCGCGGTGGCTGGACCTGGCCACCCACGACGAGCGGCTGACGGGCGTGGTGCTGAAGATGGAGGGCCTGCCCGGCGTGGACTGGGGCAAGGCGGAGGAGCTGCGCCAGGCGGTGCTGCGGCTGCGCGCCTCCGGCAAACGCGTGATGGCGGTGCTGATGTCGGTGGACGACATGGGCTACTTCGTGGCGTCCGCGGCGGACCGCATCTACTCGGTGCCCGAGTCCTTCCTGCACATCAACGGCCTCGCCGCCCACCTTCAGACATACGGCGGGACGATGGAGAAGCTGGGCGTGACGTGGGACGTGGCGCGCGTGGGCAAGTACAAGACAGCGCCCGAGCAGCTCACGCTCACCGAGCCCAGCGACGCCTCGCGCGAGGCGGTGGGTGCGTACCTGGACAACGAGGTGGCCTGGTACGAGCGCGCCGTCACCGAGGCGCGCAAGGTGCCCGTGGAGAAGCTGCGCGAGCTGTGGGCGGAGGGCCTCCCCACCGCGGCGAAGGCCCAGTCGCTGGGCTTCATCGACGGCGTCATCACGCCCTCGGAGCTGGACGCGAAGGTGCGGGAGCTGGTGCCGCGAGGCCACTTCAACGCGGCGTACAATCCGAGGGACGAGCGCGAGGAGCGCTGGGGCCGGCGCCGCCGCATCGCCGTGGTGCCGGTGCTGGGCACCATCGCCGGGGGCTCCAGCCGCGAGGACCCGCTGGGCTTCAGCCAGATTGCCGGCGCGGAGACGGTGGTGCGCGCGCTGGAGTCGGCGAAGTCGGACCCGTCCGTGGTCGCCATCGTCCTGCGTGTCGACTCGGGCGGTGGCGAGGTGCTGGCGTCGTACCTGATGTACGAAGCGGTGCTGGCCGCGGCGAAGGAGAAGCCCGTCATCGCCTCGATGGGCGACGTGGCGGCCTCCGGCGGGTACTACGCCGCCATCGGCGCGACGGAGGTGATGGCGCTGCCCACGACGGTGACGGGCAGCATCGGCGTCTTCTACTTCAAGCCCGCGCTCAAGGGCCTGCTGGAGGACAAGCTGGGCATCCACCAGGAGACCCTCGCGCGCTCGCCCATGGCGGACGTCTTCGACAACTGGCAGCCCTGGACGCCGGAGCAGCAGACCGCCGTGCAGAAGTGGGTGGACGCGTCCTACGACAGCTTCATCACCGACGTCGCCCGCGCGCGGAAGATGGACAAGGCGCAGGTGGACACCGTGGCGCGAGGCCGCGTGTGGAGCGGCAACGACGCGCTCTCGCGTGGGCTGGTGGACAAGCTGGGCGGCCTGATGGACGCGGTGGCGTCCGCTCGCCAACACGCGGGAGTCGCCGCCTCCGAGGAGCTGGACCTGGTGCTGATGGGTGAAGCCCGGGGCCTGTTCTCCGGCACGAGCGGAGAGCCAGGCGTGCGAGCGGCTCTCGCCCTGCTGCCAGGGACCTCCGCCTCCGAGCCCCTCCCCTCCGCGGTGAAGTCCCTGGCGCGCGAGCTGGGCGTCAACCTGGAGCTGATGCGCCCGGGAATGAAGGCCCAGGTGCCGTTCCAGCTCATCGTCCGCTGA
- a CDS encoding PEGA domain-containing protein: MRALVLALLPSLALAASPNSARRASSLLIPMDQASEATSVQMEGHMNEALANFSGFSVRKAEDLFGLPGDPTAQSALERARKGYSESAAAFDKKEYDDAEAKVRATLKELQGAPASMRGCSPLCESLALYAALLHLRGDVEEAKLVLIDLIAIAPTFELNPKRFSRDFIALRVQVATGRTSQLRGSATVKSRPAGARVYVDGDLVGHTPVTVPALTVGKHLLRVERPGFRQYGQLMEVTPDDVEVSTELVPTAAYKAYDAQLDRVASEVSRAIPQANGASALGKSLGLDRAMMGTVKASSSGEGSELILGYYDLRTGKKLAGRRMVLQGDEFGQLKAEMERIVNQLINVSEGGAEKVVRSSDPLDNRGGTEDWGAEDRGGRTRAQEKKKKAGDDPLEGVSGTEDW; encoded by the coding sequence ATGAGAGCCCTCGTCCTCGCCCTGCTTCCCTCGCTCGCTCTGGCCGCATCCCCCAACTCGGCGCGGCGTGCCTCCAGCCTTCTCATCCCCATGGACCAGGCCTCCGAGGCCACCAGTGTCCAGATGGAAGGCCACATGAACGAGGCGCTGGCGAACTTCTCGGGATTCTCCGTGCGCAAGGCCGAGGACCTCTTCGGCCTGCCCGGAGACCCCACCGCCCAGAGCGCGCTCGAGCGGGCGCGCAAGGGCTACTCGGAGAGCGCCGCGGCCTTCGACAAGAAGGAGTACGACGACGCCGAGGCCAAGGTGCGCGCCACCCTGAAGGAGCTCCAGGGGGCACCGGCGTCCATGCGCGGCTGCTCGCCCCTGTGTGAGTCGCTGGCGCTGTACGCGGCGCTGCTGCACCTGCGGGGGGACGTGGAGGAGGCCAAGCTCGTCCTCATCGACCTCATCGCCATCGCCCCCACCTTCGAGCTCAACCCCAAGCGCTTCAGCCGGGACTTCATCGCCCTGCGCGTGCAGGTGGCCACCGGCCGCACCTCCCAGCTCCGGGGCAGCGCCACGGTGAAGTCGCGTCCCGCGGGCGCACGCGTCTACGTGGACGGGGACCTGGTGGGCCACACGCCGGTGACGGTGCCCGCGCTGACGGTGGGCAAGCACCTGTTGCGCGTGGAGCGTCCGGGCTTCCGCCAGTACGGGCAGCTCATGGAGGTGACGCCGGACGACGTGGAGGTGAGCACGGAGCTGGTGCCCACCGCCGCGTACAAGGCCTACGACGCGCAGCTGGACCGGGTCGCGAGCGAGGTCTCCCGCGCCATTCCCCAGGCCAACGGGGCGTCCGCGCTGGGCAAGTCGCTGGGCCTGGACCGGGCCATGATGGGCACGGTGAAGGCCTCGAGCTCCGGCGAGGGCTCCGAGCTCATCCTCGGCTACTACGACTTGCGCACCGGCAAGAAGCTGGCGGGCCGCCGCATGGTGCTCCAGGGCGACGAGTTCGGTCAGCTCAAGGCGGAGATGGAGCGCATCGTCAACCAGCTCATCAACGTCAGCGAGGGCGGCGCGGAGAAGGTGGTGCGCAGCTCGGACCCGCTCGACAACCGGGGCGGCACCGAGGACTGGGGCGCCGAGGACCGGGGTGGTCGCACCCGCGCCCAGGAGAAGAAGAAGAAGGCCGGGGACGACCCGCTCGAAGGGGTGTCCGGAACCGAGGACTGGTGA
- a CDS encoding PEGA domain-containing protein — translation MNTFRRLALLLTLLLAVLPAHAQTTRKKTTRKKAVATKVAKKKPTAKGKKKAPPADDTSPADTGDVASPQPMVFGEPDAPSAPSDTPKAPESRPSLAAPTKTPPPASTEPVKPEGRPSLAHAPSTSAGPVALFSVPRSAGAAEAAVRLETELRNHLQRGGDVPFVDLGLAFPPAEPLPLTKADGLFEEGRGAYDNLDPETAEARFREAAAAYEKSPGDLRPQRLSETYLFLGASRMLNGDTAGAKESFLRSVVADASTRPDKALFGQDVQKAFDDARAEVAAQPAGTLVVDSLPAGAQVRVRGEDVGVTPLKGVSVTPGRHPVVVSLPGHTSYAQFAEVKPAGSAEVKATLEPGPGLSAIREAAVRAGSQAAFDSETLPPETAAIADRLDARYLVLAAVSQDKKGRLAAELQVWDVRTQARLRGVEIDLSGKERDQSPAATAEKVRGFINGSMAPRVAESTGSGESLLKRPWFWAVVGGVAAVTAGAVYVVTQDNGRPFNPVSGGVGF, via the coding sequence GTGAACACGTTCCGCCGACTCGCGCTGCTTCTCACCCTGCTGCTGGCCGTCCTTCCCGCTCACGCCCAGACGACGCGCAAGAAGACGACGCGCAAGAAGGCCGTGGCGACCAAGGTCGCGAAGAAGAAGCCCACCGCCAAGGGGAAGAAGAAGGCGCCTCCCGCCGACGACACGTCCCCGGCCGACACGGGCGACGTCGCCAGCCCCCAGCCCATGGTCTTCGGCGAACCGGATGCTCCCTCGGCCCCTTCGGACACGCCGAAGGCGCCTGAGTCGCGCCCCTCGTTGGCGGCGCCCACCAAGACACCTCCCCCGGCCAGCACGGAGCCCGTGAAGCCCGAGGGTCGCCCCTCGCTGGCCCACGCCCCGTCCACGTCCGCCGGTCCGGTGGCGCTGTTCTCCGTGCCCCGCAGCGCGGGCGCCGCCGAGGCGGCGGTCCGGCTGGAGACGGAGCTGCGCAACCACCTGCAGCGCGGCGGCGATGTGCCGTTCGTGGACCTGGGCCTGGCCTTCCCTCCCGCGGAGCCCCTGCCACTGACGAAGGCGGATGGCCTCTTCGAGGAAGGCCGCGGCGCGTATGACAACCTGGACCCCGAGACGGCGGAGGCCCGCTTCCGCGAGGCCGCGGCCGCCTACGAGAAGTCCCCGGGTGACCTGCGTCCCCAGCGGCTGAGCGAGACGTACCTGTTCCTGGGCGCGTCCCGCATGCTCAACGGCGACACCGCGGGTGCGAAGGAGTCCTTCCTGCGCTCGGTGGTGGCGGATGCCTCCACCCGGCCCGACAAGGCGCTCTTCGGCCAGGACGTGCAGAAGGCCTTCGACGATGCCCGCGCGGAGGTCGCCGCGCAGCCCGCCGGCACGCTCGTGGTGGACTCGCTGCCCGCGGGTGCCCAGGTGCGCGTGAGGGGTGAGGACGTGGGGGTCACGCCGCTCAAGGGCGTCTCCGTCACGCCGGGCCGCCACCCCGTGGTGGTGTCGCTGCCGGGCCACACGTCCTACGCGCAGTTCGCGGAGGTCAAGCCGGCGGGGAGCGCCGAGGTGAAGGCCACGCTCGAGCCCGGCCCTGGCCTGTCCGCCATCCGCGAGGCCGCCGTGCGAGCGGGCTCCCAGGCCGCCTTCGACAGCGAGACGCTGCCCCCGGAGACCGCGGCCATCGCGGACCGACTGGACGCGCGCTACCTGGTGCTGGCCGCCGTGTCCCAGGACAAGAAGGGCCGCCTGGCGGCGGAGCTCCAGGTGTGGGACGTGCGCACCCAGGCGCGCCTGCGCGGCGTGGAGATCGACCTGTCCGGCAAGGAGCGCGACCAGAGCCCGGCGGCGACGGCCGAGAAGGTGCGCGGCTTCATCAACGGGTCCATGGCCCCCCGCGTCGCGGAGAGCACCGGCTCTGGCGAGTCCCTGCTGAAGCGGCCCTGGTTCTGGGCCGTGGTGGGCGGGGTCGCCGCCGTGACGGCGGGCGCCGTCTACGTGGTGACGCAGGACAACGGCCGGCCCTTCAACCCTGTTTCGGGAGGCGTTGGCTTCTGA
- a CDS encoding DNA topoisomerase IV subunit B, with protein MATKKESYTGADIQVLEGLEPVRKRPAMYIGGTDSTGYHHLLWEILDNSVDEVINGHATTVEVTLHKDGRTITVVDNGRGIPIDIMPKLKKPALEVILTTLHSGGKFEQGNYTHSGGLHGVGSSVVNALSRKLTVEIKRDGKRHVQTYARGKATSPLKVEGPGRGTGTSITFEPDTEIFGDKLKFDAELVRERLEAKSYLHKGMIVIWKDETTSPAAAITYKHDGGIAEYLTKVIAERQKPLVPAGSATFYHSRDNGVRLEAALGWTEATDEQIRSYVNGVPTPMGGTHEAGLRGAIVKAVRNYIETHDLTPKGVSLTAEDIREGITAILSVYVVEPQFQGQTKSRLNNPEVTAQVDGVLRPALEKWLNDNKSIAEAVVARIILAARAREASRAASQAVSRKTAVSHRLNLPGKLADCSSTDPSVSELFLVEGDSAGGSAKQGRDRRTQAILPLRGKVLNAEQASTDKVATNKELQDIVSALGCGIGADFDITKLRYGRVFLLMDADSDGHHIATLLLTFFYRHLRPLIDSGAIHIAQPPLFRVDIGKETYWALDEADRDRIIREKVKGNAKPNIMRFKGLGEMTADELKQTTLDQKNRMSLRVTIDNPIETDRVINDLMGRDVSARFKFIMERAGEVEALDV; from the coding sequence ATGGCGACGAAGAAGGAAAGCTACACAGGCGCGGACATCCAGGTCCTCGAGGGCTTGGAGCCGGTGCGCAAGCGCCCGGCGATGTACATCGGCGGCACGGACAGCACCGGGTATCACCACCTGCTGTGGGAGATTCTCGACAACTCGGTGGACGAGGTCATCAACGGCCACGCCACCACCGTCGAGGTGACGCTCCACAAGGACGGCCGCACCATCACCGTGGTGGACAATGGGCGAGGCATCCCCATCGACATCATGCCCAAGCTCAAGAAGCCCGCGTTGGAGGTCATCCTCACGACGCTGCACTCGGGCGGCAAGTTCGAGCAGGGCAACTACACCCACTCCGGCGGTCTACACGGCGTGGGCAGCTCCGTCGTCAACGCGCTCTCGCGCAAGCTGACGGTGGAGATCAAGCGCGACGGCAAGCGGCACGTCCAGACGTACGCGCGCGGCAAGGCGACCAGCCCCCTCAAGGTGGAAGGCCCCGGGCGCGGCACGGGCACCTCCATCACCTTCGAGCCGGACACGGAGATCTTCGGCGACAAGCTCAAGTTCGACGCGGAGCTGGTGCGAGAGCGGCTGGAGGCCAAGAGCTACCTGCACAAGGGCATGATCGTCATCTGGAAGGACGAGACGACCAGCCCCGCCGCGGCCATCACGTACAAGCATGACGGAGGCATCGCGGAGTACCTCACCAAGGTCATCGCGGAGCGCCAGAAGCCGCTGGTGCCGGCGGGCAGCGCCACGTTCTACCACTCGCGCGACAACGGCGTCCGGCTGGAGGCCGCGCTGGGCTGGACGGAGGCCACGGACGAGCAGATCCGCAGCTACGTCAACGGCGTCCCCACCCCCATGGGCGGCACGCACGAGGCGGGCCTCCGGGGCGCCATCGTCAAGGCGGTGCGCAACTACATCGAGACGCACGACCTGACGCCCAAGGGCGTGTCGCTCACCGCGGAGGACATCCGCGAGGGCATCACCGCGATCCTGTCCGTGTACGTCGTGGAGCCGCAGTTCCAGGGCCAGACGAAGTCGCGGCTGAACAACCCCGAGGTGACGGCGCAGGTGGACGGCGTGCTGCGCCCCGCGCTGGAGAAGTGGCTCAACGACAACAAGAGCATCGCGGAGGCGGTGGTCGCCCGCATCATCCTGGCGGCCCGCGCGCGCGAGGCCAGCCGCGCCGCGTCCCAGGCGGTCAGCCGCAAGACGGCCGTCAGCCACCGGCTCAACCTGCCGGGCAAGCTGGCGGACTGCTCGTCCACGGACCCGAGCGTCAGCGAGCTGTTCCTCGTCGAAGGTGACTCCGCAGGTGGCTCCGCCAAGCAGGGCCGGGACCGGCGCACCCAGGCCATCCTCCCCCTGCGCGGCAAGGTGCTCAACGCGGAGCAGGCATCCACCGACAAGGTGGCCACCAACAAGGAGCTCCAGGACATCGTCAGCGCGCTGGGCTGCGGCATCGGCGCCGACTTCGACATCACCAAGCTGCGCTACGGCCGCGTCTTCCTGCTGATGGACGCCGACAGCGACGGCCACCACATCGCCACGCTGCTGCTCACCTTCTTCTACCGCCACCTGCGCCCGCTCATCGACAGCGGCGCCATCCACATCGCCCAGCCGCCCCTGTTCCGCGTGGACATCGGCAAGGAGACCTACTGGGCCCTGGATGAGGCGGACCGCGACCGCATCATCCGCGAGAAGGTCAAGGGCAACGCCAAGCCCAACATCATGCGCTTCAAGGGTCTGGGCGAGATGACGGCCGACGAGCTCAAGCAGACGACCCTGGACCAGAAGAACCGGATGAGCCTGCGGGTCACCATCGACAACCCCATCGAGACGGACCGTGTCATCAATGACCTGATGGGCCGTGACGTGAGCGCGCGCTTCAAGTTCATCATGGAGCGCGCCGGTGAGGTCGAGGCGCTGGACGTCTAG